Proteins co-encoded in one Flavobacteriaceae bacterium MAR_2009_75 genomic window:
- a CDS encoding TraR/DksA family transcriptional regulator, whose protein sequence is MAEDLKVRYSDKDLAEFKELIEEKIEKAKSHLDLLKSSYMNDGNNGTDDTSPTFKAFEEGSETMSKEANTQLAIRQEKFIRDLKNAILRIENKTYGICRVTGKLIAKERLKLVPHATLSIEAKNMQK, encoded by the coding sequence ATGGCAGAAGATTTAAAAGTTAGATATTCGGACAAGGATCTGGCCGAATTTAAAGAATTGATCGAAGAAAAAATAGAAAAGGCCAAGAGTCATTTAGACTTGCTCAAAAGCTCGTATATGAACGATGGCAATAATGGTACCGATGATACCTCACCCACGTTCAAAGCTTTTGAAGAAGGTTCAGAAACCATGAGTAAAGAAGCAAATACGCAGTTGGCGATCAGGCAAGAGAAATTTATTAGAGACCTGAAGAATGCTATACTTCGTATTGAAAACAAAACTTACGGTATCTGCCGTGTTACCGGTAAGCTTATCGCCAAAGAGCGATTGAAGTTGGTTCCGCATGCTACACTAAGCATCGAGGCTAAAAACATGCAGAAATAA
- a CDS encoding isoleucyl-tRNA synthetase: protein MKFAEYKGLDLPKVAEEILAYWKENGIFEKSISTREGKPSYVFYEGPPSANGMPGIHHVMARTIKDIFPRYKTMKGFQVKRKAGWDTHGLPIELGVEKELGITKEDIGQKISVEDYNAACKKAVMRYTDVWNRMTEQVGYWVDMNDPYITYKSKYMESVWWLLKQIYDKGLIYKGYTIQPYSPKAGTGLSSHELNQPGTYQDVTDTTIVAQFKAVESTLPDFLKDEGDIFFLAWTTTPWTLPSNTALTVGPKIEYVLVETYNQYTFKPMNVVLAKKLIGKQFSGKFQEVKSKPELLEYASGDKKIPFYVVKEFSGNDLVGIKYEQLLDYALPYENPENAFRVITGDFVTTEDGTGIVHTAPTFGADDALVAKQAEPAVPPLLVLDENKNPVPLVDLQGKFRPEMKELAGKYVKNEYYNLGEVPERSVDVEIAIRLKEENRAFKVEKYVHSYPNCWRTDKPILYYPLDSWFIKITDVKDKMFQLNQTINWKPKSTGEGRFGNWLANANDWNLSRSRYWGIPLPIWRTEDGQEVKIIGSVSELKEEMAKSVSAGLMEKDIFDEFVVGDLSEDNYDKIDLHKNIVDGITLVSESGKPMKRESDLIDVWFDSGSMPYAQWHYPFENKELIDKGKTYPADFIAEGVDQTRGWFYTLHAIATMVFDSVAYKNVVSNGLVLDKEGKKMSKRLGNAVDPFETMSEHGADATRWYMISNANPWDNLKFDIDGIVEVKRKFFGTLYNTYSFFGLYANIDNFDYSEDNLPLDERPEIDRWILSELHSLIKIVDEAYAEYEPTRATRAISDYVQENLSNWYVRLCRRRFWKGEYQKDKISAYQTLYTCLETVAKLSAPVAPFFMDRLYKDLTDTTKTESFESVHLADFPVYDESFVDKDLESKMEKAQTISSLVLSIRQKEKIKVRQPLQKVMIPILDDIQRQEIEAVADLIKSEVNVKEIELLDDASGVLIKKIKPNFKTLGPKFGKDMKKIAQAVSTLNQEDIQKIEQKGELSLDIDNKSITLQLQDVEITSQDIEGWLVASAGAITVALDITINDDLRQEGIARELVNRIQNIRKDSGFEVTDKIDVKILKDGHVEKAVESNINYIKTETLTAELDFEEKLEKGTEVAFDEVNTRLFIEKH, encoded by the coding sequence ATGAAGTTTGCGGAATATAAAGGATTGGATTTGCCAAAAGTGGCGGAGGAAATACTAGCTTATTGGAAGGAAAACGGAATTTTCGAGAAAAGTATTTCTACCCGAGAAGGTAAACCCAGTTATGTCTTTTATGAAGGTCCACCATCAGCGAATGGTATGCCCGGCATACACCACGTAATGGCGCGTACTATTAAAGATATTTTTCCGCGCTATAAAACTATGAAGGGGTTTCAAGTAAAAAGAAAAGCCGGTTGGGATACCCATGGTCTACCCATTGAGTTAGGGGTCGAAAAAGAATTGGGCATCACTAAAGAAGATATTGGTCAGAAGATATCTGTTGAAGACTATAATGCCGCGTGTAAAAAAGCGGTCATGAGATACACCGATGTTTGGAACAGGATGACCGAGCAGGTAGGTTATTGGGTAGACATGAATGACCCTTATATAACCTACAAGTCAAAATATATGGAATCTGTATGGTGGTTGTTGAAGCAAATTTATGATAAAGGCCTGATCTACAAGGGTTATACGATTCAGCCCTATTCCCCGAAAGCCGGTACTGGGCTTAGTTCACATGAATTGAATCAACCGGGAACGTATCAAGATGTAACCGATACAACAATTGTTGCCCAGTTCAAGGCCGTTGAATCTACTCTTCCCGATTTTTTAAAGGATGAAGGAGATATCTTTTTCTTGGCCTGGACAACTACGCCATGGACACTGCCCTCGAATACAGCCTTGACCGTTGGCCCAAAGATTGAGTATGTCTTGGTCGAAACTTACAATCAATACACATTCAAGCCCATGAATGTAGTTTTGGCTAAAAAGTTGATAGGGAAGCAATTTTCCGGAAAGTTTCAGGAAGTCAAGTCGAAACCTGAATTACTCGAATATGCCTCTGGCGATAAAAAAATACCCTTTTATGTAGTAAAAGAGTTCAGCGGTAATGATTTGGTCGGTATCAAATACGAGCAATTGTTAGACTATGCGCTTCCATACGAAAACCCTGAAAATGCATTTAGGGTAATCACAGGTGACTTTGTTACGACCGAAGATGGTACCGGTATAGTTCATACGGCGCCTACTTTTGGCGCTGACGATGCCTTGGTTGCCAAGCAGGCTGAGCCGGCGGTACCGCCTCTTTTGGTGCTTGATGAAAATAAGAATCCTGTGCCGTTAGTAGATTTACAGGGTAAATTCAGGCCTGAGATGAAAGAATTGGCCGGTAAATATGTGAAAAACGAATACTATAACTTAGGTGAGGTGCCTGAGAGATCGGTCGACGTTGAGATTGCCATACGGCTTAAAGAAGAGAATCGGGCGTTCAAAGTAGAGAAGTATGTGCACAGTTACCCGAACTGCTGGCGTACCGATAAGCCAATATTGTATTACCCCCTCGATTCTTGGTTTATTAAGATAACCGATGTAAAAGATAAAATGTTCCAATTGAACCAGACCATAAACTGGAAGCCTAAATCGACAGGTGAAGGCAGGTTTGGCAACTGGTTGGCGAATGCCAACGATTGGAATCTATCCCGATCTAGATATTGGGGTATTCCACTTCCTATTTGGCGTACCGAAGATGGCCAAGAGGTGAAAATAATAGGCTCGGTTTCAGAATTGAAAGAAGAAATGGCCAAGTCGGTTTCCGCAGGCTTAATGGAAAAAGATATTTTCGATGAGTTCGTTGTGGGCGACCTATCCGAAGATAATTATGATAAAATAGACCTTCACAAGAATATTGTTGATGGTATTACATTGGTTTCCGAATCAGGAAAACCGATGAAACGAGAAAGTGATTTAATCGATGTTTGGTTCGATAGTGGTTCGATGCCCTATGCGCAATGGCATTACCCTTTTGAAAATAAAGAGCTGATTGATAAGGGAAAAACTTATCCGGCCGATTTTATTGCTGAAGGTGTTGACCAGACCAGAGGTTGGTTCTATACACTACATGCAATTGCAACAATGGTTTTTGACTCGGTAGCGTATAAAAATGTTGTTTCTAATGGACTAGTTCTCGACAAAGAGGGCAAAAAAATGTCAAAGAGACTTGGTAATGCTGTCGACCCTTTTGAAACCATGAGCGAACATGGTGCCGATGCTACACGCTGGTATATGATTTCGAATGCCAACCCTTGGGATAATCTTAAATTCGATATCGATGGTATCGTTGAGGTAAAACGTAAGTTCTTTGGCACGTTATACAATACTTATTCGTTCTTTGGCCTGTATGCAAACATTGATAATTTCGATTACTCTGAAGATAATTTGCCATTGGATGAGAGGCCCGAAATCGATAGGTGGATCTTATCTGAACTTCATTCGCTAATCAAAATAGTCGATGAAGCTTATGCCGAGTATGAACCTACCAGAGCTACAAGGGCTATTTCAGATTATGTTCAAGAAAATTTGAGTAATTGGTATGTGCGCTTATGTAGAAGACGCTTCTGGAAAGGGGAGTACCAAAAAGATAAGATTTCGGCTTATCAAACCCTTTATACCTGTCTTGAAACGGTAGCCAAGTTATCTGCTCCGGTTGCTCCGTTTTTTATGGATCGACTTTACAAAGATTTAACTGATACCACCAAAACCGAATCTTTTGAGAGTGTACATTTAGCAGATTTTCCGGTGTACGATGAGTCATTTGTTGACAAAGATTTAGAAAGCAAGATGGAAAAAGCGCAGACCATATCATCATTGGTGTTGTCTATTCGTCAGAAAGAAAAAATAAAAGTGCGTCAGCCTTTGCAAAAAGTGATGATACCCATTTTAGATGATATTCAAAGACAAGAAATAGAAGCAGTTGCAGACCTGATTAAATCTGAAGTCAATGTAAAAGAAATTGAGTTGCTTGATGATGCATCTGGTGTGTTGATCAAAAAAATCAAACCAAATTTTAAAACTTTAGGACCTAAATTTGGTAAAGATATGAAGAAGATAGCCCAAGCTGTATCGACCTTAAATCAAGAAGACATCCAGAAAATTGAGCAGAAGGGCGAATTATCACTTGACATTGATAATAAAAGTATTACATTACAGTTACAAGATGTAGAGATAACCTCTCAAGATATAGAAGGTTGGTTAGTGGCAAGCGCAGGTGCAATCACAGTAGCGCTAGATATAACGATCAACGATGACCTAAGACAAGAGGGTATTGCTCGCGAGCTTGTCAACCGCATTCAAAACATTAGAAAAGATTCTGGTTTTGAGGTTACTGACAAAATCGATGTTAAGATTTTAAAAGACGGACACGTTGAGAAAGCCGTCGAAAGTAATATAAACTATATCAAGACCGAGACATTGACCGCCGAGCTTGATTTTGAAGAGAAACTTGAGAAGGGAACCGAGGTTGCCTTTGATGAGGTGAACACAAGATTATTTATAGAAAAACATTAG
- a CDS encoding hemoglobin/transferrin/lactoferrin receptor protein, which yields MSKILLVIVLLLYQLTSAQETRILDADTGEPISNVAIFNSDKSKTAISDIHGLSNLSGFTSNERITFKHLSYQLRKSTRAQISRQGNRIFMVMKAEELAEVVMSVSKWEQQKKDIPNKIDVINAKEIAFNNPQTSADLLGNTGKVFVQKSQMGGGSPMIRGFATNRLLLSVDGVRMNNAIFRGGNLQNVISIDPYAINNTEIIFGPGSVIYGSDAIGGVMNFYTKKPEFSSTDSLSVSGKGNYRLSTANMENTIHADFNFGKRKWAFMTSATYNNFGDMVMGKHGPQSYLRNKYVETSNGQDILKENEKPRKQLPTGYNQINLMQKISYRPSNTWRYDLGLHYSETSDYSRYDRLIRPNSANDGLRSAEWYYGPQKWMLGNLQLRKQGKGIFYDGLKITTAYQHFEESRNDRGFGEDVLYTTKENVDAISTNIDFENKKIGDLRLYYGGEYIFNAISSFGSQHNMQTTESAASATRYPDGSIWQTVAGYVNAEYKAKPNFTLLCGLRYSHVWIDASFDKTYYPFPFDDADLNNGALTGSVGFSWFPKADLQITLNGSTGFRAPNIDDVGKVFDSEPGAVVVPYPDLEPEYAYNAELGVYKNFNDKLTIKGATYYTYLVDALVRREFRFNGASEIDYKGELSQVLAIQNAAKAFVYGFEFGIEAFLSDHISITSNLTFTEGVEEEEDGTDSPGRHVAPTFGDFHLKWKNQRLKADLFMNYNGSIPYDDLAASERSKDYIYAVDVDGNPYSPSWHTLNFRSQYAITQNFEASLSLENITNERYRPYSSGIAAPGTNFIFGLGYNF from the coding sequence ATGAGCAAGATTTTACTTGTCATAGTTCTTTTATTGTATCAATTAACGTCTGCTCAAGAAACCAGAATTTTGGATGCAGATACAGGTGAGCCCATTTCAAATGTGGCCATTTTTAATTCCGATAAATCAAAAACAGCAATATCGGATATTCATGGGCTGTCGAATCTTTCTGGGTTTACTTCTAACGAGCGTATCACCTTTAAACATTTAAGTTACCAACTGAGAAAAAGCACTCGAGCACAAATTTCGAGACAGGGCAACCGTATATTTATGGTTATGAAGGCTGAAGAGCTTGCCGAAGTGGTCATGTCGGTTTCGAAATGGGAGCAACAAAAGAAAGATATTCCGAACAAAATAGATGTAATCAACGCTAAAGAAATTGCATTTAATAATCCTCAAACTTCCGCCGATTTGCTGGGTAATACTGGTAAGGTGTTTGTTCAGAAAAGTCAAATGGGCGGTGGTAGCCCCATGATTCGAGGTTTTGCAACGAATAGACTTTTGCTGTCTGTCGATGGGGTACGAATGAACAATGCGATTTTCAGAGGAGGTAATCTTCAAAATGTGATTTCAATCGACCCGTATGCGATAAACAATACAGAGATAATTTTTGGTCCAGGATCAGTAATTTACGGTAGCGATGCCATTGGTGGGGTGATGAATTTTTACACCAAGAAACCTGAATTTTCATCAACAGATTCACTTTCGGTCTCCGGTAAGGGTAATTATAGACTTTCTACTGCGAATATGGAAAACACTATACATGCTGACTTCAATTTTGGCAAACGCAAGTGGGCATTTATGACCAGTGCGACCTATAACAATTTTGGGGACATGGTGATGGGTAAACATGGTCCGCAGTCGTATCTAAGAAATAAGTATGTAGAGACCAGCAATGGTCAAGACATCTTAAAAGAAAATGAAAAACCCAGAAAACAGCTGCCTACGGGTTATAATCAGATAAACTTGATGCAGAAGATATCTTACCGCCCGAGTAATACCTGGAGGTATGATTTAGGCCTGCATTATTCTGAAACTTCAGACTATTCAAGATACGATAGACTAATTAGGCCCAATAGTGCCAATGATGGTCTTCGTTCAGCAGAATGGTATTACGGACCCCAAAAATGGATGTTAGGTAATTTGCAATTACGCAAGCAGGGTAAGGGTATTTTTTATGACGGATTGAAGATTACTACCGCATATCAACATTTTGAAGAAAGTAGAAATGACAGGGGTTTTGGGGAAGATGTTTTATACACTACAAAAGAAAATGTTGATGCCATTTCAACTAATATTGATTTTGAAAACAAGAAGATAGGAGACCTTCGTCTCTATTACGGTGGCGAGTACATTTTTAATGCCATTAGTTCATTCGGGAGCCAACATAATATGCAGACCACAGAATCGGCAGCTTCGGCCACTAGATACCCTGACGGATCTATTTGGCAAACAGTTGCGGGCTATGTGAATGCCGAGTATAAGGCAAAACCTAACTTCACTCTGCTTTGTGGGTTGCGTTACAGCCATGTTTGGATCGATGCTTCCTTTGATAAAACGTACTATCCTTTTCCTTTTGATGATGCTGATCTTAACAACGGTGCCTTGACTGGAAGTGTGGGATTCAGTTGGTTCCCCAAGGCTGATTTACAAATTACGTTGAACGGGTCTACGGGCTTTCGAGCACCTAATATTGATGATGTAGGTAAGGTTTTTGACTCTGAACCAGGCGCAGTCGTAGTACCTTACCCAGACTTAGAACCTGAATACGCCTATAATGCCGAGTTAGGAGTGTATAAGAATTTTAACGACAAATTGACCATAAAGGGTGCGACCTACTACACTTATTTGGTAGATGCCCTTGTTCGAAGAGAGTTTCGTTTTAACGGGGCATCAGAAATCGATTATAAAGGTGAATTGAGTCAGGTATTGGCCATACAGAATGCGGCTAAAGCTTTCGTGTATGGTTTTGAATTTGGTATTGAAGCATTTTTGTCAGACCATATTTCCATTACTTCAAACTTGACCTTTACCGAAGGTGTTGAAGAAGAGGAAGATGGTACTGATTCACCGGGCCGTCATGTAGCGCCCACTTTTGGTGATTTTCATCTAAAATGGAAAAATCAAAGACTAAAAGCCGATTTGTTCATGAATTATAATGGTAGCATACCCTATGATGATTTAGCGGCTTCTGAACGCAGTAAAGATTATATTTATGCGGTTGATGTGGATGGCAACCCATATTCGCCCTCATGGCATACCTTAAATTTTAGGTCTCAGTATGCTATTACCCAAAATTTTGAGGCTTCGTTAAGTCTTGAAAATATTACAAATGAACGTTATAGGCCATATTCTTCGGGTATCGCGGCGCCCGGAACTAATTTTATATTTGGGTTAGGCTATAATTTCTAG
- a CDS encoding DNA replication and repair protein RecO: MQVTTKAIVLTSLKYGDTSLIVKAFTASDGLKGYLLKGVLASKKGKLKSAYFQPLTQLEIVANHKNKGTLESIREAKVSYHNQTLHSNIAKNAMTLFLAEMLSNSIHEEEPNQGLFEFLEASLQWLDSHNEISNFHIYLLLRLTKYLGFYPDTKDIKASSFDLMEGEFTDTPSLNPILVGENLDYFKTFLGTNFDGINNIKMNKKNRQELLQSLVLYYELHLQGFRKPRSLAVLNEVFS, from the coding sequence ATGCAAGTAACTACTAAGGCCATTGTTCTAACTTCGCTAAAGTATGGCGATACTAGTCTTATCGTAAAAGCATTTACTGCTTCAGATGGACTAAAAGGGTATTTGCTCAAAGGGGTGTTGGCATCAAAAAAAGGGAAATTGAAATCGGCTTATTTTCAACCTCTCACCCAATTAGAAATCGTTGCCAATCATAAAAACAAAGGAACTCTAGAAAGTATTCGTGAGGCTAAAGTAAGTTATCATAATCAAACGTTACATTCGAATATTGCCAAGAATGCCATGACCCTTTTTTTAGCTGAAATGTTGAGCAACAGTATTCATGAAGAAGAACCTAATCAGGGTCTTTTTGAATTTTTAGAGGCATCGCTGCAATGGTTAGATTCTCACAATGAAATATCTAATTTTCATATCTATCTATTGCTCCGGCTGACTAAATACTTGGGGTTCTACCCCGACACTAAAGATATCAAAGCATCAAGCTTCGACCTAATGGAAGGCGAGTTTACAGACACCCCTTCTCTCAACCCGATACTTGTTGGTGAAAATCTTGATTATTTTAAAACCTTCTTGGGCACAAATTTTGATGGTATAAATAATATCAAAATGAATAAAAAAAACCGCCAAGAACTTTTACAGTCCCTTGTGCTCTATTATGAACTGCATTTGCAAGGGTTTCGTAAACCTAGGTCTCTTGCTGTTCTTAACGAAGTTTTCAGCTAG